CTTCAAGGCGGTGGACGCCCTTGTCACCAACTTCCATCTTCCCGAATCCACCCTGCTGATGCTGGTGTCGGCCTTCGCGGGCCGGGACCTCATACTCTCGGCGTATCAGGCGGCCATCGACGAAAGATACCGCTTTTACAGCTATGGCGACGCCATGTATATTGAGTGACAAAACCCGGGCGGCATGCGTTGACTTTCCGGGGCGTCTGTAATATGACTGGGACAGGCCCGGAAACCGGGTTTCGGGCCGCGACCCGACGTCTTCAATCATCATCGTGTCAGGGGGAAAAATGAGAAAAAAAACCGTCGCGGCGCTCGTCTGCTTTTTGCTTCTGTCCATGGCCGGGGACTGCCTGGCGGGCGTCCTCAAAGTCTCGGACTTCGCGGGGGCGGGACTGGAGGGATGGGAAGAGAAAAAGTTTAAAAACTCAACCGCATACCGGTTGTCTCAGACAGACGGCGAGGGGGCCCTGCTGGCCGAAAGCCGGGACGGCGCCTCGGCGCTGATTCGAAAGATCCGCGTGGACATCCGAAAATTCCCTTTTTTAAACTGGGCCTGGAGGATTGAGACCCCCCTGGACATTGAGGATGAGACCATCAAGGCCGGGGATGATTACGCGCTGAGAATTTATGTCGTGGTCCACGGCGGAATATTCATATGGAAAACCCGCGCGGTGAACTATGTGTGGGCCGGCCGGGCCATGAAAGGCGACATATGGGAAAACGCTTTTGTCGGAAAAAACTCCATGATGATGGCCCTGCGGGACCGGCGCGACCCGTCATCCGTCTGGCGCCGTGAGAAAAGAAATGTGTATGAGGATATGAAGCGGCTGTTCGGAGCCGATGTTCAGTTCATTGACGCGGTCGCGATCATGACGGACACGGACAATTCCCATGGACACGCCCGGGCTTACTACGGCGACATCTTTTTTTCAGAAAAATAAAAAATAACGGATCACGACATCTTTCAACCCCTCATATCAGGAAGGAGCGATTCATGAAGACACGCGTCACGGAGCTTTTGAACATCGAGCGGCCCATCATCCAGGGCGGGATGCATTATGTGGGGTTCGCCGAGCTGGCGGCGGCGGTCTCCAACGCCGGGGGCCTGGGAATCCTCACCGGCCTGACCCAGCCCACCCCAAAAGACCTGGCCGAGGAAATCGAGCGGTGCCGGGCCATGACCGACAAACCGTTCGGGGTGAACCTGACCTTTCTGCCGGCGGTGGTCTCGCCGGATTATCCCGGCTATATCCAGGCCATCATCGACAGCGGGGTCAAGATTGTGGAGACGGCCGGACGAAATCCCAAAGACCATGTTCCCCGGCTCAAGGACGCGGGAGTGAAAATCATCCACAAATGCACGTCGGTCCGCCACGCCCTGACGGCGCAGAAAATAGGATGCGACATCGTGTCCGTGGACGGGTTCGAGTGCGGCGGCCATCCGGGAGAGGACGACATCCCCAACATGATCCTGCTTCCCCGGGCGGCGGATGAGCTGGAAATTCCCTTTCTGGCCTCCGGCGGCATGGCGGACGGGCGAAGCCTGGCCGCGGCCCTGGCCCTGGGCGCCGACGGCGTCAACATGGGCACCCGGTTCATCGCCACCCGGGAGGCTCCGGTTCATGACAATGTGAAACAGGCCATCCTGGCGGCCACCGAGCTGGACACCCGCCTGGTGATGCGGCCGCTTAGAAACACCGAGCGCGTCCTGAACAACGAGGCGGTGGAGCGGCTGCTTGAAAAAGAAAAATCCTTAGGTGAGAAACTTTCCTTTGAGGACATCATCGAGGAGGTGGCCGGGGTTTATCCGGCGGTCATGATGAAAGGCGAGGTGGACGTCGGGGCGTGGTCATGCGGCATGGTCGCCGGCCTGATTCATGACATTCCCACCTGCGCCGAGCTGATGGACCGCGTCATGTCCGAGGCCGAATCCATTATCCGCCGACGCCTCATGGGGATGCTGTGAGCAGGCAAAAAAAAAAGCCTGACTTTTTGGAAGTGAACTTCCATTTGGTCTTGACTTTTTGGAAATAGACTTCCATTTAGTCTTGACTTTTTGGAAGTTCATGTTAATTTGGTCAATATGAAAAAACGAATGTATTATCAGAACATATGGGCCGAATTCAACAGCGAAAAAAACATGGTGTTTATATCCGGCCCCCGCCAGACCGGAAAAACGACGCTTGCCAAAAGCATCGCCGCTCCGGAGCCATCCTCCCTCTACTTCAATTATGATATTCAGGCCAACAAAGCCAGGCTCCTGGAAAACCCGACATTTTTCGAGGAAGAAGTCGACAGAAAAAAGAATTCTCTTCCCCTCATCGTTCTGGATGAAATTCATAAACACCGCGACTGGAAAAACTACCTGAAAGGAATATACGACGGATATGCCGATGAATTCCGTTTTCTTGTGACCGGGAGCGGTCGTTTGGATCTGTCTCGAAGAAAAGGGGACTCACTGGCGGGCCGATACCTGCATTTTCATCTTCATCCGTTTACCCTGGGAGAAATGTTTGCCTCGGGCACGGGGCTGGAGGATGTCAGTCGAATTCTGGAAATTCCCGAAAGAATCCGAGACGCCGAGGAGGCATGGGAGACCATGTTCCATATGAGCGGATTTCCGGAGCCTTTTCTCAAAGGGTCGAAAACCGCCTACCGAAGATGGGCGCGAACATATCACAGCCAGGTGATCCGGGACGATATACGGGATGAATTCGCTGTCAGACAGATGGACGCCATGGAAACCCTGTACGCCATGCTTTCCCGCTGTGTCGGCAGTCCGTTTTCAGCGTCAAGCCTGGCGCGAACACTGGGGGTGTCTCACAAAACAGTGTCTTCATGGATTGATCTTTTTGAGCGTTTCTTTCTCGTCTTCAAAATTCGCCCCTTCAGCAGACGCCTGGCCAGAAGTCTTGTGAAAGAGCCGAAAATATATTTTTATGACTATTGCCGGACACAGGACGAGGGCCTTCGATTCGAAAACATGGTGGCCGTTGAATTACATCGCGCCACGACCCTGTGGAAAGACTTCGGCCTGGGAGATTATGATCTGTGGCACATTCGGAACAAAGAAAAACAGGAGGTCGATTTTCTTGTCACTGAAAACAAAGAACCCCGATTCATGGTGGAGACAAAGCTGACGGAAACAAGGACGAATCCCAATCTGATCAAGTTTCAAAACATCTTAAATGTCCCGGCCGTTCAGCTTGTCAACCGAAAAAACACGGCCAGAAAGATCAAAAACGGCTCCAACTCCATCCTTGTCGCCGGCGCCGCAAACTGGCTTTCCGCTCTGAACTGACAACGCTTCGTCCGCCTCAAGTCCGATTTTTCATTCAAAAAGAAAACCTTAAGGCCTGACAGTCGTTGACTTTCAGCGCAGGCTGTCATAACTTATTGTGTCCGTTCACACAAACATTTTCACAAACCGGCAGGACCACGACATGAGCGTCGGACCCTTTTCATTTAAAATCATCGCCGAGTCCCGGGACTCAAGGGCCCGGGCCGGGGCCGTTTTCACCCCCCGGGGGGTCGTCAAGACCCCGGCGTTCATGCCGGTGGGCACCCTGGCCTCGGTCAAGGCCCTGTCGCCCGAAGATATTGTGGAAACCGGGGCCGATATTATACTGGGCAACGCCTATCACCTGTATCTCAAGCCGGGGCTTGAGATCATCGATCTGTTTTCCGGCCTCCATGATTTTATGGGCTGGCGCCGCCCCATCCTCACCGACAGCGGGGGGTTTCAGATATTTTCCCTTGCAAAACTGGCCAGAATAACTGAAAATGGCGCGACGTTCCAGTCCCACATCGACGGCTCCGCCCACACCCTGACGCCCGAGGGCGTCATCGACATCCAGCGGGTCCTGGGCTCGGACATCATGATGTGCCTGGACCAGTGCGTGAAATACCCGGCGGAAAAAAAAGAGGCCGAAGACGCCCTGGACCTCACGGAGCGATGGGCGAAACGGTGCCTGGAAAGATGGAAAGAGACCCGGGAAAAGCGGGGCGGCGAGCTGTTCGGAATCGTCCAGGGAGGCATGTTTCCGGATTTGAGAAAACGCGCCGCCGAGTCCATGGCCGAAATGGGCTTCGCCGGCCACGCCCTGGGGGGCCTGAGCGTGGGGGAGCCCGCGGACCTGATGCTTGAGACGGCGGACCTGTCCCTTCCGCTTCTGCCCCGCCGCAAGCCCAAATACATCATGGGGGTGGGGACCCCTGAAAACCTGGTGGAACTCACGGCCCTGGGGGCCGACATGTTCGACTGCGTGATGCCGGCCCGAAACGCCCGAAACGGCAAACTGTTCACGCGGCGCGGCTCCATGAACATCAAAAACGCCCGATACGCCCATGACACCGGGCCCGTGGACCCGGATTGCGGCTGCCGGACATGCCGGCAGTTTTCCCGGGCGTATTTGAGGCATCTGTTCATGTCCCGGGAGCTTTTGGCGTACCGGCTCAACACCATTCACAACCTGCGTTATTACCTGGATCTGATGAAAGAAATGAGGGCCGCCATCATCCGGGACGAATTCGAAAAATTCCGGAAAAAATTCTATGAAGACCGGGCGGATGGGTGAAGACCGCAAACTCAATAAACTCTATGAAACTCAAACAGGAGAAACAGACATGCAAGAAGCCATGAAACAAAAAGTGGAAAGCGTTCTGGATAAAATACGGCCCGTCTTACAGGCGGACCGGGGAGATGTGGAGCTGGTGGACATTGTGGACGGAACGGTCCGGGTGCGGCTCCAGGGGGCGTGCGCGGGATGCCCCATGTCCCAGATGACCCTGAAAAACGGCATCGAAAAAACCC
This genomic interval from Candidatus Desulfarcum epimagneticum contains the following:
- a CDS encoding conserved hypothetical protein (Evidence 4 : Unknown function but conserved in other organisms), whose protein sequence is MQEAMKQKVESVLDKIRPVLQADRGDVELVDIVDGTVRVRLQGACAGCPMSQMTLKNGIEKTLLKEIPELKSVESV
- the tgt gene encoding tRNA-guanine transglycosylase (Evidence 2a : Function from experimental evidences in other organisms; PubMedId : 11751936, 1706703, 2170107, 7507921, 7893665, 8003468, 8323579, 9055203, 9714557; Product type e : enzyme), translating into MSVGPFSFKIIAESRDSRARAGAVFTPRGVVKTPAFMPVGTLASVKALSPEDIVETGADIILGNAYHLYLKPGLEIIDLFSGLHDFMGWRRPILTDSGGFQIFSLAKLARITENGATFQSHIDGSAHTLTPEGVIDIQRVLGSDIMMCLDQCVKYPAEKKEAEDALDLTERWAKRCLERWKETREKRGGELFGIVQGGMFPDLRKRAAESMAEMGFAGHALGGLSVGEPADLMLETADLSLPLLPRRKPKYIMGVGTPENLVELTALGADMFDCVMPARNARNGKLFTRRGSMNIKNARYAHDTGPVDPDCGCRTCRQFSRAYLRHLFMSRELLAYRLNTIHNLRYYLDLMKEMRAAIIRDEFEKFRKKFYEDRADG
- a CDS encoding Nitronate monooxygenase → MKTRVTELLNIERPIIQGGMHYVGFAELAAAVSNAGGLGILTGLTQPTPKDLAEEIERCRAMTDKPFGVNLTFLPAVVSPDYPGYIQAIIDSGVKIVETAGRNPKDHVPRLKDAGVKIIHKCTSVRHALTAQKIGCDIVSVDGFECGGHPGEDDIPNMILLPRAADELEIPFLASGGMADGRSLAAALALGADGVNMGTRFIATREAPVHDNVKQAILAATELDTRLVMRPLRNTERVLNNEAVERLLEKEKSLGEKLSFEDIIEEVAGVYPAVMMKGEVDVGAWSCGMVAGLIHDIPTCAELMDRVMSEAESIIRRRLMGML
- a CDS encoding conserved hypothetical protein (Evidence 4 : Unknown function but conserved in other organisms) — its product is MVNMKKRMYYQNIWAEFNSEKNMVFISGPRQTGKTTLAKSIAAPEPSSLYFNYDIQANKARLLENPTFFEEEVDRKKNSLPLIVLDEIHKHRDWKNYLKGIYDGYADEFRFLVTGSGRLDLSRRKGDSLAGRYLHFHLHPFTLGEMFASGTGLEDVSRILEIPERIRDAEEAWETMFHMSGFPEPFLKGSKTAYRRWARTYHSQVIRDDIRDEFAVRQMDAMETLYAMLSRCVGSPFSASSLARTLGVSHKTVSSWIDLFERFFLVFKIRPFSRRLARSLVKEPKIYFYDYCRTQDEGLRFENMVAVELHRATTLWKDFGLGDYDLWHIRNKEKQEVDFLVTENKEPRFMVETKLTETRTNPNLIKFQNILNVPAVQLVNRKNTARKIKNGSNSILVAGAANWLSALN
- a CDS encoding conserved exported hypothetical protein (Evidence 4 : Unknown function but conserved in other organisms) encodes the protein MRKKTVAALVCFLLLSMAGDCLAGVLKVSDFAGAGLEGWEEKKFKNSTAYRLSQTDGEGALLAESRDGASALIRKIRVDIRKFPFLNWAWRIETPLDIEDETIKAGDDYALRIYVVVHGGIFIWKTRAVNYVWAGRAMKGDIWENAFVGKNSMMMALRDRRDPSSVWRREKRNVYEDMKRLFGADVQFIDAVAIMTDTDNSHGHARAYYGDIFFSEK